Within Cydia fagiglandana chromosome 25, ilCydFagi1.1, whole genome shotgun sequence, the genomic segment ATGTAccgagtaaaaaaaaaatagggccATATTTAAACTTTGTCAGCTGATATTGCAAATTACCAACGTAGCCCCGCTTTCCGAAAATGGAACCGTTAAATGGAGGCTTCTTGTATGCTCCCTCAGTGAAATGGAGAGCACACATGACGACAACCAGGAAGCAAAGAGTGATGAAGGCATGCATCGCGAATCTGAAATCCAACAAAAGATATCATATTAaaagatacctacttattagatgcgtatttaatttcaGACGTTTCAGTTTTAATTCGTTTAGAATCAGACCGAGATAAGTCTGGACCGAttatgatagcacacgcagtgcaagtgttattttaaacgtcaaacttctatgaaatcttctgtgacgtataaataacacttgcactgcgtgttctatccaaatcgttgcagacttacctcggtctaactctaaacattAGACGATTGTACTTTTCCAATCAATTATTTCAATAGGATGAACCACGCATCGGCTAGGCTATAATTTGAAATAACGATagggttagaccaagaaaagtctgcagcgattttgatagcccgcgctatgcaagtgtaatttaaagtttaacatttaaaacaacacatcaaaatctctgcagtcTTTTCTTGTTCGAACAGTATTCATATTCAGTTGGCTTTGCTTACAACTAGGTACTTACAACAATTTAAAGTTTGCTTTATTGATTACTCTAAATTTCTATCTCTTTTGATGCCTTACAAGCCCAGAAGTAGACTGTTAAAGAATACCGCCCTGTACTCCGTTTTATACCGCAGCTGAGGCTATCCTCTTTCGTATTTATTATCACTAATTTGTGTTATACTTCCCAGCATGATCTGATTAAGGATGAAGATTGGATGTCTAGCTTACAGAAAAACTTGACCAACGAAAGCTGACCGCTGACCTTATTAAATTATCTCCAGAATCCTCTTTCCAGCAGTTTGTATAAAATATAGCActaaataagtattttaaaaaCAAGTTGTAGTTTATAGGCAATATATAattaccagggatgttgcggatattcgcatccgcatccgcatccgcggaacatccgcattattttcaacatccgcatctgcattcgcatccgcataaaattgatgcggagcatccgcataatgcggatgtcgaccaagtcggtaacaggaacgtattagcggcggcgtaagtgctaaggtaatttcgtcattatatatataaCGAACTCGTCTAGATGATCTAGATCCCAAAATTCTGGCTGAactactaaacgtttcgtttttttttaataaaaaaagctgaaattgtaatatttgacgttttttgagTAACAattcttgacatccgcatccgcggatatgtggctttaaatatccgcatgcgcatccgcggatgtaaaaaaaatctgcatccgcaacataccTGATGATTGTTGAACAGTGCCTGCTACCTGTTACGAAGGATCTATGTAAATATAAGATGGTGTATTAATAATTAGAAATTGATACTTGTGCTTGCTctatttttaatacatatacatactcaaataaaataatgttagagttagaccaagaaaactctgcatatattttgatggcccacgcagtgcaagtgttattttaaacgtcaaacttctatgatattatgacgtataaataacactttcactgcatgggctatcaaaatcgccgcagacctttcttgatctaactctattaatgtttttaaaagaaaaatgtaagATGTGGCTCTACATAAACCAAACGTAAGCTTTAATAAACTATTTATTAAAGCAATAAATTTCGAACTTAAATGGATTTGCGGGTAACTACATTAAGGGCTTAGTAATAGCCCGTGGACATCCGAGCAATATGCACTAACTAACTAAGTTATAATCCCTGAAGACTCCCCTATCAGTGTCAATACGCGGTCAGAGTGCGCTAATCCAATAATTGCTCGAGTAGCCGCCATCTTCAGGCTTTGCCCTATAAAATGGCGGGAAACTTTGGCCCTGGCATCAGTTGACGTCTGTCGCTTCGAGAGTTACCAGTGAAGAAaaaatattgcaaaaaaaaggtaagTTGTAGTTTTCGTGGTTAAGTTTCAAATTATAATGCCTATTTTATTAAAGTTGAACGAGATTTCCTGTACATATCGTGTCCTGTACATACCGCTTATGAgatggaattcattcataaagtggatatgcacttttgcagcttgaTATCCATGTACTTAATATTTTGGTGAAGATCATTCAATACAGATCACACAATAGAGATTAGAGAAACccagatataaataaatatttaacaatgtAAAGTAAAATTTTGTTGGAGATACCATACAGCATTTGCTATATTAAGTATGTACTAATTAAAGTTGGGTTGATGCATCTTACTTAGACCTACTAGAATTAATTATCTCTAACGGATTAATATagatccggttcgaaggaccatttTTAACATAGGTGACATTAATAAGATTTGTACATATTGACGTACATTTTTGTACATATTGACGgatttaaatgtaaaaaaaaggataaaattgataatttatttaataaatatcttCCATAGATGGCCGGTGACATGATGAGGTTTACTATCGGTGTAGTCTGCGTTGCCGTCGTCCTACTGTCTCTAGCAGAACTCAGCGAAGCGAATTACAAAAACGCCCCTATGAACGGAATAATGTTTGGAAAGAGGGGGCCTTCTGGTATGTATTgtaaacataaacatatatTACAGTATTTATACTGGGTTAAGCAGatcttgttagtagaaaaaggcggcaaattttaaaaatgtaggcacaaaaggatatcgtcccatagaaaatttgaatttcgtgcctttttctactggcaaaatttgtttgACCATCTGTAGTTTATGATCTACCCAATAGCTATACATACATGTATGTAATTGTTACTCTATATGACTCTCTTTTCCTTGATACCATGGCATCTACTGTGCAATCCattgaatataaaattttgATGAATACCACTAAATCAGATTATAGTCTGGCAAATCAATTTTTAGCTCCTTTTTTTAACTAACAAAATGGTTTTTACATAGTGTAGTCATTTcaatttgttattaattaaataaataatagtttctaTTGATGCCCGAtaagttataataataataatcaggTTTAAAATACTCACAAGCATGTGACAACTCCTGGCGGGAAAATCGGCATACGGCTGCGttttcctatttttatttttatagtaattaagttatattttagAAAGAAAAGAAATATGAATATTGATGGCTAT encodes:
- the LOC134677163 gene encoding neuropeptide SIFamide-like, with amino-acid sequence MHAFITLCFLVVVMCALHFTEGAYKKPPFNGSIFGKRGYVEYDPTGRALSALCEIASETCQAWYQALENN
- the LOC134677122 gene encoding neuropeptide IMFamide, translating into MAGDMMRFTIGVVCVAVVLLSLAELSEANYKNAPMNGIMFGKRGPSEYDSRGKTFTALCEIATEACQAWFPSQENK